One Candidatus Zixiibacteriota bacterium genomic window, AACGTCAACATGTCAGGGGAGTTAATTGCGCCCATAGCCATGGAGAAGGAGTTAAGGTTTGCCATAAGGGAGGGGGGGAGGACAGTAGGTGCGGGAGTAGTTACGGAGATAATCGAATAGAAAAAGGTTCAATGGTTCAATAGTTCAAAGGTTCAAGGGCAAAAAAGAAGGTAGGTCGGGCTGTCCCGCCAAAGGCGGTACTGCCCGACAAAAAACTCAAGGTTTCAAAGGAGATGTAGCATCCGGCCTTATCCGGACGAAAAAAGGCTCAAAAGCTCAAATACTTAAAAGCTCAAAGAGCAAGAAAAAATAATTAAATAAGAAGAAGATCGTGCCAAGAGAGATAATTACTTTAGCTTGTGGTGAGTGTAAACAACGAAATTACACTGATACCAAGAACAAAAAAACACATTCAGACAGGGTGGAATACAAAAAATTCTGTCCATTCTGCCGTAAACATACTTTGCATAAAGAGGTCAGGTAACTTCGGACTTGTAAGATAGAGATTTTCATTCAACAGGTCTGTAGCTCTAATGGTTAGAGCGCCGGTCTCCAAAACCGGATGATGGGGGTTCGAGTCCCTCCAGACCTGCAAGAGGAGTAGGTTTTTATTTTTTATTTAAAAAAGATATGTTTGAAAAAATAAAAAATTTTATAAAAGAGGTCAGACAGGAGCTGAGCAAGGTCACCTGGACGTCGAGAGAGGAGTTGATTGGCTCAACCCTAATCGTCATCCTGCTATCTTTGGTTTTAGCTTTGTTTATCGGCGGAGTGGACAAAATCCTGTCAGTCTTCATCAGCTTCATCTTCAGGTAGGTATGAGTAAATCTGAGAAAAAATGGTACGTTGCTCACACCTATTCAGGTCATGAGCAAAAGGCTAAAAAATATCTGGAAAATGAAGTCATTAACCGAGGCTTGCAGGATCAAGTGGGACGGGTTTTAGTTCCCACCGAGACAGTTCTGGAGATGAAGCAGGGCAAGAGAACCAGCAGGGTGAGGAAATTCTTGCCCAGTTACATCTTAGTTGAGATGGAGCTTACCAAGGAAACCCAGCACCTGGTTACTTCTACGCCTGGAGTCACCAGTTTTGTCGGCACTGGAGGGAAACCGGTCCCGCTCAAAGAGTCTGAGGTCAAAAGGGTGCTGGGCCAAGTAGATAGAGGGAAAACCAGGGACTACGAGGAAGTACCCTTTAAAGCTGGTGATCCGGTAAAAGTCATAGATGGTCCCTTCAACGATTTCTCCGGTTTTGTAAGCGAAATCAATATGGAAAGGAAAAAACTTAAAGTGATGGTAAGCATCTTCGGCCGACCCACTCCAGTGGAACTTGATTTTCTGCAGGTTCAGCCCGTATAAACAAACATCAAAGACTCAAGGAGAAAAATTGGCAAAGAAAGTTATTGCAACAGTTAAGCTTCAGATCCCGGCGGGAAACGCTAATCCGGCACCTCCAGTGGGACCAGCCTTAGGTCCGCATGGGGTCAATACTATGGAGTTTTGCAAAGCTTTTAATTCTAAGACCCAGAGCCAATCCGGATTGATCATTCCGGTCATTATAACAATTTATGCAGATAAGACTTTCACTTTCATCACCAAAACTCCGCCAGCTTCGGTTCTGCTGAAAAAAGCAGCCAAGATTGAGAAGGGATCAGGTGAGCCTAACCGGGTTAAAGTGGGGAAGGTAACCAAAGCCCAGGTCAAGGAG contains:
- a CDS encoding elongation factor Tu; this encodes NVNMSGELIAPIAMEKELRFAIREGGRTVGAGVVTEIIE
- the rpmG gene encoding 50S ribosomal protein L33, whose translation is MPREIITLACGECKQRNYTDTKNKKTHSDRVEYKKFCPFCRKHTLHKEVR
- the secE gene encoding preprotein translocase subunit SecE gives rise to the protein MFEKIKNFIKEVRQELSKVTWTSREELIGSTLIVILLSLVLALFIGGVDKILSVFISFIFR
- the nusG gene encoding transcription termination/antitermination protein NusG: MSKSEKKWYVAHTYSGHEQKAKKYLENEVINRGLQDQVGRVLVPTETVLEMKQGKRTSRVRKFLPSYILVEMELTKETQHLVTSTPGVTSFVGTGGKPVPLKESEVKRVLGQVDRGKTRDYEEVPFKAGDPVKVIDGPFNDFSGFVSEINMERKKLKVMVSIFGRPTPVELDFLQVQPV
- the rplK gene encoding 50S ribosomal protein L11; the encoded protein is MAKKVIATVKLQIPAGNANPAPPVGPALGPHGVNTMEFCKAFNSKTQSQSGLIIPVIITIYADKTFTFITKTPPASVLLKKAAKIEKGSGEPNRVKVGKVTKAQVKEIAELKMQDLNAGNLERAMSMVEGTARNMGIEVIE